A genomic region of Caulobacter vibrioides contains the following coding sequences:
- a CDS encoding NADP-dependent isocitrate dehydrogenase: MAKIKVANPVVDMDGDEMTRIIWKLIKDKLIFPYLDLELDYYDLSVENRDATDDQVTIDAANATKRHGVAVKCATITPDEQRVEEFKLKKMWKSPNGTIRNILGGVIFREPIICQNVPRLVPGWTQPIIVGRHAFGDQYKATDFLFPGKGTLTMKFVGEDGSVIEHEIYKAPGAGVAMGMYNLDESIRDFAHASFAYGLARNYPVYLSTKNTILKAYDGRFKDIFQEIFDAHYAEQFKAAGIHYEHRLIDDMVASALKWSGGYVWACKNYDGDVQSDIVAQGFGSLGLMTSVLMTPDGQTVEAEAAHGTVTRHYRQHQKGQSTSTNSIASIFAWTRGLAHRAKLDDNQDLANFALTLEKVCVDTVESGFMTKDLALLVGDKQGWLTTEGFLDKIDENLKKAMA; the protein is encoded by the coding sequence ATGGCCAAGATCAAAGTCGCCAATCCCGTCGTCGACATGGACGGCGATGAAATGACCCGCATCATCTGGAAGCTCATCAAGGACAAGCTGATCTTCCCGTACCTGGATCTGGAACTCGACTACTACGACCTGTCGGTCGAGAATCGGGACGCCACTGACGACCAGGTGACGATCGACGCGGCCAACGCCACCAAGCGCCACGGCGTCGCCGTCAAGTGCGCCACCATCACCCCCGACGAGCAACGCGTCGAGGAGTTCAAGCTCAAGAAGATGTGGAAGTCGCCCAACGGCACCATCCGCAACATCCTGGGCGGCGTGATCTTCCGTGAGCCGATCATCTGCCAGAACGTGCCGCGCCTGGTGCCGGGCTGGACCCAGCCGATCATCGTCGGCCGCCACGCGTTCGGCGACCAGTACAAGGCCACCGACTTCCTGTTCCCGGGCAAGGGCACCCTGACGATGAAGTTCGTCGGCGAGGACGGCTCGGTCATCGAGCACGAGATCTACAAGGCCCCCGGTGCCGGCGTGGCCATGGGCATGTACAATCTGGACGAGTCGATCCGCGACTTCGCCCACGCCTCGTTCGCCTACGGCCTGGCCCGCAACTATCCGGTCTATCTCTCCACCAAGAACACGATCCTGAAAGCCTATGACGGCCGCTTCAAGGACATCTTCCAGGAGATCTTCGACGCGCATTACGCCGAGCAGTTCAAGGCCGCCGGCATCCACTACGAGCACCGCCTGATCGACGACATGGTGGCCTCGGCCCTCAAGTGGTCGGGCGGCTACGTCTGGGCCTGCAAGAACTACGACGGCGACGTGCAGTCGGACATCGTCGCCCAGGGCTTCGGCTCGCTGGGCCTGATGACCTCGGTGCTAATGACCCCGGACGGCCAGACGGTGGAAGCCGAAGCCGCCCACGGCACCGTGACCCGCCACTACCGCCAGCACCAGAAGGGTCAGAGCACCTCGACCAACTCGATCGCCTCGATCTTCGCCTGGACGCGTGGCCTGGCCCACCGCGCCAAGCTGGACGACAACCAGGACCTGGCCAACTTCGCCCTGACCCTGGAAAAGGTCTGCGTCGACACCGTCGAAAGCGGCTTCATGACCAAGGACCTGGCCCTGCTGGTCGGCGACAAGCAAGGCTGGCTGACCACCGAAGGCTTCCTCGACAAGATCGACGAGAACCTGAAGAAGGCCATGGCCTAA
- a CDS encoding ATP-binding protein: MVAILSIAVTSVATAAAFIFVRESAADTQTRHLAEYVGERVKTEDRLFSDLVRVHDAARESLTRRLDHQPAAPITAEFERLYPEKGDGTRRSAPALYDGVRVDGHYVHGLGGYLRDAKAMSRAEQALFVAAADVVAGAGEAQIRHYDNFYFFTPQTRLVMFGPLREDRLEYYRRDAPNTLDISKEEMTTLTLPENNPERVMKCTKLRRLISDPSGRGLNAACMTPFYYKGQFMGAFGTSLSLDSYLLRAVADALPGGSNMIVADDGELVAAQGLSRNGFVDADLLRRFEVDNDLKALMSRIRAGKRDVGAVLSPDGDRLVAYGRLVEPGWWFLMSFPSSDLVWSSLKTASWVLLFGFFGVLLQVLLLHRLTNQMVAAPLQALADAQQQGDPAAARPFEARPDEIGSLARALRRQRERYEDLFRSLEQRVAVRTAELERANQAKSVFLANMSHELRTPLNGVIAIGDRLAEEEDAGTRRELASLVTSSGRLLEQVLGDILDVSKIEAGQFQLSPVPFDLVQLVRGMAELHAAAAEAKQLTFRWSVSPDAEGSYDGDAGRISQILSNLLANAVKFTATGEVSLDVDRQGEALRFVVRDTGVGFDDAVRDRLFKRFVQADQSITRQFGGTGLGLSICAALAEMMQGSITAEATLGQGACFEVVLPLPRCAEVTDVAVEEDREISLEGMRVLVAEDHPTNRKVVEIVLQPFGVDLTMVEDGQAALDALEQGRFDAVLMDMQMPVLDGLSATRAIRAREKAAGASPILVIMLTANAMEEHVASARAAGADLHLAKPLHPAQLLEALARVRR, encoded by the coding sequence ATGGTGGCGATCCTGTCGATCGCTGTGACCAGCGTCGCGACCGCAGCAGCCTTCATCTTCGTGCGCGAGAGCGCGGCCGACACCCAGACGCGGCATCTGGCTGAATATGTCGGGGAGCGGGTCAAGACCGAGGATCGGTTGTTCTCTGATCTGGTCAGGGTGCACGACGCGGCCCGCGAGTCGCTGACCCGGCGCCTTGATCATCAGCCCGCTGCGCCGATCACGGCCGAGTTTGAGCGCCTCTATCCCGAGAAGGGCGATGGCACCCGCCGTTCAGCCCCCGCGCTTTATGATGGCGTGCGGGTCGATGGCCATTACGTTCATGGCCTGGGCGGCTATCTGCGCGACGCGAAGGCCATGAGCCGGGCCGAACAGGCGCTGTTCGTCGCGGCCGCCGACGTGGTGGCGGGCGCGGGCGAGGCGCAGATCCGCCACTACGACAACTTCTACTTCTTCACGCCGCAGACGCGTCTGGTGATGTTTGGCCCGCTACGCGAGGACAGGCTTGAGTACTATCGGCGTGACGCGCCCAATACGCTGGACATCTCCAAGGAGGAGATGACGACCTTGACCCTGCCGGAGAACAATCCAGAGCGGGTCATGAAATGCACCAAGCTGCGGCGCCTGATCTCCGATCCCAGCGGTCGGGGGCTCAACGCGGCCTGCATGACGCCCTTCTACTACAAGGGCCAGTTCATGGGCGCGTTCGGCACAAGCCTGTCGCTCGACTCCTATCTTCTGCGCGCCGTCGCCGACGCCCTGCCTGGCGGGTCGAACATGATCGTCGCTGATGACGGCGAGTTGGTGGCCGCGCAGGGGCTCTCGCGGAACGGCTTCGTCGACGCGGACCTGCTGCGACGGTTCGAGGTCGACAATGATCTCAAAGCCCTGATGAGCCGAATCCGCGCGGGCAAGCGTGACGTCGGCGCGGTGCTGTCGCCCGACGGCGACCGGTTGGTGGCCTATGGCCGCCTGGTGGAGCCCGGTTGGTGGTTCCTGATGAGCTTCCCATCCAGCGACCTTGTCTGGTCGTCGCTCAAGACCGCCTCGTGGGTTCTGCTGTTCGGCTTCTTCGGCGTGCTGCTGCAGGTGCTGCTGCTGCATCGCTTGACCAACCAGATGGTCGCCGCGCCGCTGCAGGCGCTGGCAGACGCCCAGCAGCAGGGCGATCCGGCCGCCGCGCGTCCGTTCGAGGCGCGACCCGACGAGATCGGCTCCCTAGCGCGGGCGCTGCGCCGACAACGCGAACGTTACGAGGACCTGTTCCGCTCCTTGGAGCAGCGCGTGGCCGTGCGCACCGCCGAGTTGGAGCGGGCCAACCAGGCCAAGTCGGTATTCCTGGCCAACATGTCCCACGAACTGCGCACGCCGCTGAACGGCGTCATCGCCATCGGCGACCGTCTGGCCGAGGAGGAAGACGCCGGGACCCGCCGCGAGCTGGCCTCGCTGGTGACCTCGTCCGGCCGATTGCTGGAGCAGGTGCTGGGCGACATCCTGGATGTCTCCAAGATCGAAGCGGGCCAATTCCAGCTGAGTCCGGTGCCGTTCGACCTGGTCCAGCTGGTGCGCGGCATGGCCGAGCTGCACGCGGCCGCGGCGGAGGCCAAGCAGCTGACGTTCCGCTGGTCGGTCTCGCCGGACGCCGAAGGGTCCTATGATGGCGATGCGGGGCGGATCAGCCAGATCCTCTCCAACCTGCTGGCCAATGCGGTCAAGTTCACGGCGACGGGCGAGGTCTCCCTGGACGTCGACCGTCAGGGCGAGGCGCTGCGCTTCGTCGTCCGCGATACGGGCGTCGGGTTCGACGACGCCGTGCGCGACCGCCTGTTCAAGCGCTTCGTCCAGGCCGACCAGTCGATCACGCGCCAGTTCGGCGGCACGGGCCTTGGCCTCTCGATCTGCGCGGCCCTCGCCGAGATGATGCAAGGGTCGATCACGGCCGAAGCGACACTGGGGCAGGGCGCCTGCTTCGAAGTCGTCCTGCCGCTGCCGCGCTGCGCCGAAGTCACCGATGTGGCGGTCGAGGAAGATCGCGAGATCTCGCTGGAAGGCATGCGGGTGCTGGTGGCCGAGGACCATCCGACCAACCGCAAGGTGGTCGAGATCGTCCTCCAGCCCTTCGGCGTGGACCTGACCATGGTCGAGGACGGTCAGGCCGCGCTGGACGCGCTGGAGCAGGGGCGCTTCGACGCGGTCCTGATGGACATGCAGATGCCGGTGCTGGACGGCCTGTCGGCCACCCGCGCGATCCGGGCGCGGGAGAAGGCCGCCGGCGCCTCGCCGATCCTGGTGATCATGCTGACCGCCAACGCCATGGAGGAGCATGTGGCCTCGGCGCGTGCGGCGGGGGCCGATCTGCATCTGGCCAAGCCGCTGCATCCGGCCCAGCTGCTCGAGGCCCTGGCGCGGGTGCGGCGCTAG
- a CDS encoding RNA methyltransferase, with protein sequence MTDAAAFKPVPPCVILNEPQLAENIGSVARVMANFGLWDLRLVRPRDGWPQERAWASASGAHWPLDDARVFDTLEAAIADLKLVYATTARPRETRLPVYTPRESAGHLAEEVAQGRAVGLLFGGERAGLETHDIALCQAIVSIPIDERFRSLNLAQAVSINAYEWKMTQDDRPWRKFEHNVEEPADQATLLGLYEHLEGELEKAGFYHPPEKKPSMVRNLRVPLARARLSDQEVRTFRGVITALSKGRGRVLAKLAEKAKKDAP encoded by the coding sequence ATGACAGACGCCGCCGCCTTCAAGCCCGTCCCCCCCTGCGTGATCCTCAACGAACCCCAACTGGCCGAGAACATCGGCTCGGTGGCGCGGGTCATGGCCAATTTCGGCCTGTGGGATTTGCGCCTCGTTCGGCCGCGCGACGGCTGGCCGCAGGAGCGGGCGTGGGCCAGCGCCTCGGGCGCGCACTGGCCGCTGGACGACGCCAGGGTGTTCGACACGCTCGAGGCGGCGATCGCCGACCTCAAGCTGGTCTACGCCACCACCGCGCGGCCGCGCGAGACGCGCCTGCCGGTCTATACGCCGCGCGAAAGCGCCGGCCATCTGGCCGAAGAAGTCGCCCAAGGACGGGCCGTCGGCCTGCTGTTCGGGGGCGAGCGGGCGGGCTTGGAGACCCATGACATCGCGCTGTGCCAAGCCATCGTCTCGATCCCGATCGACGAGCGCTTCCGCTCGCTGAACCTGGCCCAGGCGGTGTCGATCAACGCCTACGAATGGAAGATGACCCAGGACGACCGCCCTTGGCGGAAGTTCGAGCACAACGTCGAGGAGCCGGCCGATCAGGCCACGCTGCTGGGTCTCTACGAGCATCTCGAGGGCGAGCTGGAGAAGGCGGGCTTCTATCACCCGCCCGAGAAGAAGCCGTCGATGGTGCGCAATCTGCGGGTCCCGCTGGCGCGCGCGCGGTTGTCCGACCAGGAGGTTCGCACCTTCCGTGGCGTGATCACCGCGCTCAGCAAGGGGCGCGGCCGCGTTCTGGCCAAGCTGGCCGAAAAGGCCAAGAAGGACGCCCCTTAA
- a CDS encoding host attachment protein: MNPDAITLVVVADGRRARLLEQRRIDGPLHDRPEWLSDVKEHHDHGAPSHITHSGDAHDRAEKAFLNTLAKRVDAVLAHNTIDQVILIAPPRALGHLREALSPAATKKVAGSDAHDRVDATIITLESAVHAARMAHAV, translated from the coding sequence ATGAACCCCGACGCCATCACCCTGGTCGTTGTCGCCGACGGCCGCCGCGCCCGACTGCTTGAGCAGCGTCGCATCGACGGCCCGCTGCATGACCGCCCCGAGTGGCTCTCGGACGTCAAGGAGCACCACGATCACGGCGCGCCCAGCCATATCACCCACAGCGGCGACGCCCACGACCGCGCCGAAAAGGCGTTCCTGAACACTCTGGCGAAACGCGTCGACGCGGTGCTGGCGCATAACACCATCGACCAGGTGATCCTGATCGCGCCGCCGCGCGCCCTGGGCCACCTGCGCGAGGCGCTGTCGCCCGCCGCCACCAAGAAGGTGGCCGGCTCCGACGCCCACGACCGGGTGGACGCCACGATCATCACCCTGGAAAGCGCCGTCCACGCCGCGCGTATGGCTCACGCGGTCTAG
- a CDS encoding DUF1254 domain-containing protein, translating into MNRREWLAMAGALGLSPALGSAAQAAESDPTAARDAYLYALPLIEMATTRARLLKSPGAAVNTLTHTRTLSDHNARWVTTPNNDTLYSSAFLDLTQGPATLTIPPLGKRYYSVAVMDMFTNNNVVLSTRTVGGEGGTFTLVGPGQASSGPNPTRIATPHAWLLIRTLTDGGEDLAAAHKAQDAFRVKGAAGSPIAAHAARDAKPADYFATARALLASDPAPSTDLRILKRTAAFLGAGPFDEDAAAKGVQQARMITLLAQGRQTFINGWSYPRPNLGDYGQDYIYRAIVALQGLGALPVAEALYMKAAGEDGAGTFTGDGPYRLIMPAQLPLEGFWSLSMYEATRDGQFFFTDNPIHRYTIGDRTQGLKRNADGTLDVWIGRADPGGDKTANWLPAPQSGPFALFLRAYLPKAEMLDGRFRVPAVVKV; encoded by the coding sequence ATGAACCGTCGGGAATGGCTGGCCATGGCCGGCGCGCTGGGTCTTTCGCCCGCCCTTGGATCGGCCGCTCAAGCGGCGGAAAGCGACCCCACGGCGGCGCGTGACGCCTATCTCTACGCCCTGCCGCTGATCGAGATGGCCACGACCCGGGCGCGTCTGCTCAAGAGCCCCGGCGCGGCGGTCAACACCCTGACCCACACCCGGACCCTGTCGGACCACAACGCCCGCTGGGTGACCACGCCCAACAACGACACGCTCTATTCGTCAGCCTTCCTGGACCTGACGCAGGGCCCCGCGACCCTGACCATCCCGCCGCTGGGCAAGCGCTACTACTCGGTGGCGGTGATGGACATGTTCACCAACAACAACGTCGTGCTCAGCACCCGCACCGTCGGCGGGGAGGGCGGGACCTTCACCCTGGTCGGACCCGGGCAAGCCTCGAGCGGACCCAATCCCACCCGTATCGCCACGCCGCATGCCTGGCTCCTGATCCGAACCCTGACCGACGGCGGCGAAGACCTGGCGGCCGCCCACAAGGCGCAGGACGCCTTCCGCGTGAAGGGCGCGGCGGGGTCGCCCATCGCCGCCCACGCCGCGCGCGACGCCAAGCCCGCCGACTACTTCGCCACCGCGCGGGCGCTGCTGGCCAGCGATCCGGCGCCGTCCACCGACCTGCGCATTCTCAAGCGCACGGCGGCCTTCCTGGGCGCGGGACCGTTCGACGAGGACGCCGCGGCGAAGGGCGTCCAACAGGCGCGGATGATCACGCTCCTCGCCCAGGGGCGCCAGACCTTCATCAACGGCTGGTCGTATCCGCGCCCCAACCTTGGCGACTATGGCCAGGACTACATCTACCGCGCCATCGTCGCGCTGCAGGGACTGGGCGCGCTGCCGGTGGCCGAGGCCCTGTACATGAAGGCCGCGGGCGAAGACGGCGCGGGGACCTTTACCGGCGATGGGCCGTATCGCCTGATCATGCCGGCGCAACTGCCGCTGGAGGGGTTCTGGTCGTTGTCGATGTACGAGGCCACGCGCGATGGCCAGTTCTTCTTCACCGATAACCCGATCCATCGCTACACGATCGGCGACCGCACCCAGGGGCTCAAGCGCAACGCCGACGGCACGCTGGACGTTTGGATCGGCCGCGCCGATCCGGGCGGCGACAAGACCGCCAACTGGCTGCCGGCCCCCCAGTCTGGCCCGTTCGCGCTGTTCCTGCGCGCCTATCTTCCCAAGGCGGAAATGCTGGACGGCCGTTTCCGCGTCCCGGCCGTCGTGAAGGTCTGA
- a CDS encoding S-(hydroxymethyl)glutathione dehydrogenase/class III alcohol dehydrogenase, protein MKTRAAVAFEAKKPLEIVEVDLEGPKAGEVMVEIKATGVCHTDAYTLDGFDSEGIFPSILGHEGAGVVVEVGAGVTSVAVGDHVIPLYTPECRQCKSCLSGKTNLCTAIRATQGKGLMPDGTSRFSYKGQPIYHYMGCSTFSNYTVLPEIAVAKIRRDAPFKTACYCGCGVTTGVGAVTNTAKVEPGANCIVFGLGGIGLNVLQGLKLVGANMIVGVDINPDREEWGRKFGMTHFVNPKDVQGDLVAHLVALTDGGADYTFDATGNTGVMRTALEACHRGWGESIIIGVAEAGREISTRPFQLVTGRVWKGTAFGGARGRTDTPKIVDWYMDGKIQIDPMITHVLPLDEINKAFDLMHAGESIRTVVTF, encoded by the coding sequence ATGAAGACCCGCGCCGCTGTTGCGTTCGAAGCCAAGAAGCCGCTGGAGATCGTCGAGGTCGACCTGGAAGGCCCCAAGGCCGGCGAGGTGATGGTCGAGATCAAGGCGACCGGCGTCTGCCATACCGACGCCTACACCCTGGACGGCTTCGACAGCGAAGGCATCTTCCCCTCGATCCTGGGCCACGAGGGCGCGGGCGTGGTGGTCGAGGTCGGGGCCGGCGTGACCAGCGTCGCGGTCGGCGATCACGTGATCCCGCTCTACACGCCCGAATGCCGCCAGTGCAAAAGCTGCCTGTCGGGCAAGACCAACCTGTGCACGGCGATCCGCGCGACCCAGGGCAAGGGCCTGATGCCGGACGGCACCAGCCGGTTCTCCTACAAGGGCCAGCCGATCTATCACTACATGGGCTGCTCGACCTTCTCGAACTACACGGTCCTGCCCGAGATCGCGGTCGCCAAGATCCGCCGCGACGCGCCGTTCAAGACCGCCTGCTACTGCGGCTGCGGCGTGACGACGGGCGTGGGCGCCGTGACCAACACCGCCAAGGTCGAGCCGGGCGCCAACTGCATCGTCTTTGGCCTGGGCGGCATCGGTCTGAACGTCCTGCAGGGCCTGAAGCTGGTGGGTGCCAACATGATCGTCGGCGTCGATATCAATCCGGACCGCGAAGAATGGGGCCGCAAGTTCGGCATGACCCACTTCGTCAATCCTAAGGACGTCCAGGGCGATCTCGTCGCCCACCTGGTGGCCCTGACCGACGGCGGCGCGGACTACACCTTCGACGCCACCGGCAACACCGGCGTCATGCGCACGGCGCTGGAAGCCTGCCACCGCGGCTGGGGTGAAAGCATCATCATCGGCGTGGCCGAGGCGGGGAGGGAAATCTCGACCCGTCCGTTCCAACTGGTCACGGGCCGCGTCTGGAAAGGCACGGCCTTCGGCGGCGCGCGCGGCCGCACCGACACGCCCAAGATCGTCGACTGGTACATGGACGGGAAGATCCAGATCGACCCGATGATCACCCACGTCCTGCCGCTGGACGAGATCAACAAGGCGTTTGACCTGATGCACGCGGGCGAGAGCATCCGGACCGTGGTGACGTTCTAA
- the fghA gene encoding S-formylglutathione hydrolase: protein MTVETLSTHRVHGGTLRYCKHDSTSTGTPMKFTVWVPDGQGPFPYLVWLSGLTCTEDNFTVKSGVYEHAAQHGIAIVAPDTSPRGEGVADDPAYDLGQGAGFYVDATQAPWAPHFMMHSYVTGDLLAAVEGGFPLDGARKGIFGHSMGGHGALTIALKHPELFKSVSAFSPIVSPLNCPWGDKALSAYLGPDRAAWRPYDACALIEDGKGASFDDILIDQGLADSFLENQLKPQLIEAAAAKAGRKVTVRRQDGYDHSYFFITSFIGDHLAFHAQRL, encoded by the coding sequence ATGACCGTCGAAACCCTCTCCACCCACCGCGTCCATGGCGGAACGCTGCGGTACTGCAAGCACGACAGCACCAGCACCGGCACGCCGATGAAGTTCACGGTGTGGGTTCCGGACGGGCAGGGGCCGTTCCCCTATCTCGTCTGGCTATCGGGCCTGACCTGCACCGAGGACAATTTCACGGTGAAGTCGGGGGTCTATGAGCACGCCGCCCAGCACGGGATCGCTATCGTCGCGCCCGACACCTCGCCGCGCGGGGAGGGCGTCGCCGACGATCCGGCCTATGACCTGGGGCAGGGGGCGGGCTTCTATGTCGACGCCACCCAAGCCCCGTGGGCGCCGCACTTCATGATGCACTCGTATGTGACTGGCGACCTTCTGGCGGCCGTCGAGGGCGGCTTCCCGCTGGACGGCGCGCGCAAGGGGATCTTCGGTCACTCGATGGGCGGCCACGGCGCCCTGACCATCGCGCTCAAGCACCCCGAGCTTTTCAAGTCGGTCAGCGCGTTTTCGCCCATTGTCTCGCCGTTGAACTGCCCGTGGGGCGACAAGGCGCTGAGCGCGTATCTCGGCCCTGACCGCGCCGCCTGGCGTCCGTATGACGCCTGCGCCCTGATCGAGGACGGAAAGGGGGCGAGCTTTGATGACATCCTGATCGATCAGGGCCTGGCCGACAGCTTCCTGGAAAACCAGCTGAAGCCGCAGCTGATCGAAGCCGCCGCCGCCAAGGCCGGCCGCAAGGTCACGGTCCGCCGCCAGGACGGCTACGACCACAGCTACTTTTTCATCACGTCCTTCATCGGGGATCACCTGGCGTTTCACGCTCAAAGGCTGTGA
- a CDS encoding antitoxin protein relB-2: MVPEPSIFEIDAEAEEAADAEGMADIAAGRVVPHEEVSAWLDTWGTPEEKPAPETWRK; this comes from the coding sequence ATGGTCCCCGAGCCGTCCATCTTCGAGATTGACGCGGAAGCCGAAGAGGCCGCCGATGCGGAAGGCATGGCTGACATCGCAGCCGGCCGCGTTGTACCCCACGAAGAGGTCTCCGCCTGGCTCGACACTTGGGGGACGCCCGAAGAAAAGCCCGCGCCCGAGACGTGGCGCAAGTAG
- a CDS encoding type II toxin-antitoxin system RelE/ParE family toxin produces the protein MGDARRKARARDVAQVVWTWRALADLTAIRGYIGQFSPLAAQRMALRLKTAADSLAEYPERGRPATATLRELVVVPPYVIRYYVADGLVHIVRIRHAARL, from the coding sequence TTGGGGGACGCCCGAAGAAAAGCCCGCGCCCGAGACGTGGCGCAAGTAGTCTGGACTTGGCGTGCGCTGGCCGATCTGACGGCTATCCGCGGCTATATTGGCCAATTCAGCCCGCTCGCGGCCCAGCGCATGGCTCTACGGCTCAAGACCGCTGCTGACAGCCTAGCGGAGTATCCCGAGCGCGGCCGCCCAGCAACAGCGACGCTTCGGGAGTTGGTCGTCGTTCCGCCCTATGTGATCCGCTACTATGTGGCTGACGGCCTGGTGCATATCGTCCGCATCCGGCACGCCGCCCGGTTGTGA
- the rpsD gene encoding 30S ribosomal protein S4 translates to MSKRHSAKYKIDRRMGENLWGRPKSPVNSRSYGPGQHGQRRKSKVSDFGLQLRAKQKLKGYYGNLTEKQFSRTYEEAARRKGNTSENLIALLESRLDAIVYRAKFVPTVFAARQFVNHGHVTVNGKRVNIPSYRCKAGDVIQVREKSRNMALVLEAVASNERDFAEYVSVDAKSLSATFVRAPELSEVPYPVKMEPNLVVEFYAS, encoded by the coding sequence ATGTCGAAGCGCCATAGCGCCAAGTACAAGATCGACCGCCGCATGGGTGAAAACCTGTGGGGCCGTCCGAAGTCCCCGGTCAACTCGCGTTCCTACGGCCCGGGCCAGCACGGCCAGCGTCGTAAGAGCAAGGTTTCGGACTTTGGTCTGCAGCTGCGCGCCAAGCAAAAGCTGAAGGGCTACTACGGTAACCTGACCGAGAAGCAATTCTCGCGCACCTACGAGGAAGCCGCCCGTCGCAAGGGTAACACCTCGGAGAACCTGATCGCTCTGCTCGAGTCGCGCCTGGACGCCATCGTCTATCGCGCCAAGTTCGTGCCGACCGTGTTCGCCGCCCGCCAGTTCGTGAACCACGGCCACGTGACCGTGAACGGCAAGCGCGTGAACATCCCGTCGTACCGCTGCAAGGCCGGCGACGTGATCCAGGTCCGCGAAAAGTCGCGCAACATGGCTCTGGTCCTCGAAGCCGTCGCCTCGAACGAGCGTGACTTCGCCGAGTACGTCTCGGTCGACGCCAAGAGCCTGTCGGCCACCTTCGTCCGCGCTCCGGAACTCTCGGAAGTTCCGTATCCGGTGAAGATGGAACCGAACCTCGTCGTCGAATTCTACGCTTCGTAA
- a CDS encoding zf-TFIIB domain-containing protein, producing MPLLMCPNCDASMQAVQRASVEFDMCPRCRGVWLDRGELEKLMAMERDETQAVYGQPKPYSRPDHHHDHGHSHSAKRHDDDDYRRHGHHKKKRFDLFDIFD from the coding sequence ATGCCGCTTCTGATGTGCCCCAACTGCGACGCCTCGATGCAGGCCGTGCAACGCGCCAGCGTCGAGTTCGACATGTGCCCCCGCTGCCGGGGCGTCTGGCTGGATCGGGGCGAGCTCGAGAAGCTGATGGCGATGGAGCGCGACGAGACCCAGGCGGTCTATGGCCAGCCCAAGCCCTACAGCCGGCCCGATCATCATCACGACCATGGCCATAGCCACAGCGCCAAGCGCCATGACGACGACGACTATCGTCGCCACGGCCACCACAAGAAAAAGCGTTTCGACCTGTTCGACATCTTCGACTGA
- the htpX gene encoding zinc metalloprotease HtpX yields MNHFKTYMLLAGLTALFMAAGFLIGGATGMMIALVFALAMNAFSYWNADKIVLRTYGAVEVDESHPEPLIRNYVIDTVEMARSAGLPRPRITVIDSAQPNAFATGRDPDHAAVAASTGLLQLLTREEIRGVMAHELAHVKNRDTLVMTVTATIAGAISALANFAFFFGGSRDEEGNGGGLGGMIGAILIAILAPIAAMLVQMAISRAREYEADRIGAQIAGDSESLARALQKIEAYARGGYENVQAERNPATAHMFIINPLAGKGADNLFSTHPATHNRVEALMRLGVERGARRPAMAAATSSSVPLSGERGGPWS; encoded by the coding sequence ATGAACCACTTCAAGACCTACATGCTGCTGGCGGGCCTGACGGCCCTGTTCATGGCCGCCGGCTTCCTGATCGGCGGCGCCACCGGCATGATGATCGCGCTGGTCTTCGCCCTGGCCATGAACGCGTTCTCGTACTGGAACGCCGACAAGATCGTGCTGCGGACCTATGGCGCGGTCGAGGTCGACGAGAGCCACCCCGAGCCGCTGATCCGCAACTATGTGATCGACACGGTCGAGATGGCCCGCTCGGCCGGCCTGCCGCGTCCGCGCATCACGGTGATCGACAGCGCCCAGCCCAACGCCTTCGCCACCGGCCGTGACCCCGATCACGCCGCCGTGGCCGCCAGCACGGGCCTGCTGCAGCTTCTGACCCGCGAAGAGATCCGCGGCGTCATGGCCCACGAACTGGCCCACGTGAAGAACCGCGACACCCTGGTCATGACCGTGACGGCGACCATCGCCGGCGCGATCTCGGCCCTGGCCAACTTCGCCTTCTTCTTCGGCGGTTCGCGCGATGAAGAGGGCAACGGCGGCGGTCTGGGCGGCATGATCGGCGCGATCCTGATCGCCATCCTGGCGCCGATCGCGGCCATGCTGGTGCAGATGGCCATCAGCCGCGCCCGCGAGTACGAGGCCGATCGCATCGGCGCGCAGATCGCCGGCGACTCCGAGTCGCTGGCCCGCGCGCTGCAGAAGATCGAGGCCTATGCCCGCGGCGGCTATGAGAACGTCCAGGCCGAGCGCAATCCGGCCACCGCCCACATGTTCATCATCAACCCGCTGGCCGGGAAGGGCGCCGACAACCTGTTCTCGACCCACCCGGCGACCCACAACCGCGTCGAGGCCCTGATGCGTCTGGGCGTGGAGCGGGGCGCGCGTCGTCCGGCTATGGCGGCGGCGACGTCGTCCAGCGTGCCGCTGAGCGGCGAGCGCGGCGGCCCCTGGAGCTGA